The Desulfovibrio desulfuricans DSM 642 genome contains a region encoding:
- a CDS encoding J domain-containing protein, producing MRRRPRQISLKECYDILKLKKDADTADLKRAYRRRAFELHPDLNPGNPDASREFQLLNEAYVALSAILKHEDGVRASTEASRAAQAESKTRAAKEEPADDRAEQKTQAENGSQGSNGQQAGSDAKEDSSGPADAAAGAQAADETGKAQKEQNQEQQKNKTADQKNAQNGYSEHDVLRDLLTDPFARRVFEDIYSELNRQHQEETPPQQEAPYQKEGSTLGQPKEKPTVEKRNVKLHKSNLAWGTPKWNKDHSKGVTGMVKGWLRRQIDEEQTLALPSANLAPGKRIRLQIRQALSGELKTVEITLPPDFAVGKPIRLRGLGKRVGPWQGDLYLIITNE from the coding sequence ATGCGACGCCGCCCTCGCCAGATATCGTTGAAAGAATGCTACGACATTCTCAAGCTTAAAAAGGACGCCGATACGGCTGACCTCAAGCGGGCCTACCGGCGTCGCGCTTTTGAGTTGCACCCCGACCTCAACCCCGGCAACCCGGATGCCAGCCGCGAATTTCAGCTGCTCAACGAGGCCTATGTGGCCCTTTCTGCCATACTCAAGCATGAGGACGGCGTGCGGGCTTCAACAGAGGCCAGCAGGGCTGCGCAGGCAGAGAGCAAGACACGGGCCGCAAAGGAAGAACCCGCTGACGACAGGGCCGAGCAGAAGACCCAGGCTGAAAATGGCTCTCAAGGCAGCAACGGGCAGCAAGCTGGCTCTGACGCAAAAGAAGACAGCTCTGGCCCGGCTGACGCCGCTGCCGGGGCACAGGCTGCAGACGAGACCGGGAAAGCCCAAAAAGAGCAGAATCAAGAGCAGCAAAAAAACAAAACTGCAGACCAAAAAAACGCGCAGAACGGCTATTCAGAGCATGACGTGCTGCGCGACCTGCTGACAGATCCCTTTGCCCGTCGTGTTTTTGAAGACATTTACAGCGAACTGAACCGCCAGCATCAGGAAGAAACGCCCCCCCAGCAGGAAGCGCCTTACCAAAAGGAAGGATCCACTTTGGGTCAGCCCAAGGAAAAACCCACGGTAGAAAAGCGCAATGTAAAACTGCACAAGAGCAATCTGGCCTGGGGCACGCCCAAGTGGAACAAAGACCACAGCAAGGGCGTTACCGGCATGGTCAAAGGCTGGCTGCGCCGTCAGATTGATGAAGAACAAACCCTTGCCCTGCCGTCAGCAAACCTTGCGCCCGGCAAGCGCATCCGTCTGCAAATACGCCAGGCCCTTTCTGGCGAGCTGAAAACTGTCGAGATCACCCTGCCGCCGGATTTTGCCGTGGGCAAACCCATTCGGTTGCGCGGGCTGGGCAAGCGTGTGGGGCCGTGGCAAGGCGATTTGTACCTTATTATCACCAACGAATGA
- a CDS encoding YkgJ family cysteine cluster protein encodes MSAAHGESVFNCRMCGHCCEGRGGIVVSPTDLIRLAAHMQQAPEAVAGSYCERIGGKLKIRCGEDGYCVFFRQGSGCGVHEGKPSICRAWPFFRGNIEDPASLAMAKDFCPGIETGALHADFAREGRDYLRENGLLASDATCEANALILK; translated from the coding sequence ATGTCTGCCGCTCACGGAGAATCTGTTTTCAACTGCCGCATGTGCGGCCACTGCTGCGAAGGAAGAGGCGGCATTGTCGTAAGCCCCACAGACCTGATCCGGCTGGCAGCGCACATGCAGCAAGCACCGGAAGCAGTGGCAGGCAGCTATTGCGAACGCATTGGCGGAAAGCTCAAAATTCGCTGTGGCGAAGACGGCTACTGTGTATTTTTTCGCCAGGGCAGCGGCTGCGGCGTGCACGAGGGCAAGCCTTCAATCTGCCGCGCATGGCCCTTTTTTCGCGGCAACATCGAAGACCCGGCCAGCCTTGCCATGGCCAAGGACTTCTGCCCCGGCATCGAAACTGGCGCGCTGCATGCGGATTTTGCGCGCGAAGGCCGCGACTATCTGCGCGAAAACGGCCTGCTTGCTTCCGATGCCACCTGTGAAGCCAATGCGCTTATCCTGAAGTAA
- a CDS encoding cation:proton antiporter has translation MEVPLLYEIVIIFLLSIFVTIVCNRIKLPATVGFLLTGVLCGPSLLGIVKDMQAIDHIAELGVAMLLFTIGMELSGEALNRLKRPVFLGGSLQIGLTVLAVAGIAMLLRDATYQKGLFWGCLVALSSSAIVLRILQERGATNTPTGRLSLAILVFQDIMVAPMLLAVPLLAGTLELSLQGAVFSTLRVVVVLGGVLLFARFGLNRLMEAVVRTRTREILLLSTLGLCLGMAMLTNHLGLSLSLGAFLAGLMLARSEYSMSVISGILPYRDVFMSLFFISVGMMLNLEFFLEHFVAIIVLTVLFIVIKSLLTLPSVLVQGYPLRAAIITSLSLAQVGEFAFVLAASGLAAGLFDMNAYQTFLDVSVLTMMLTPGLMAVAPRIADKVAGKRNERMLAKAEDHEGACAMDDHLIIVGFGISGKHLAHVARESGVCYTILEMNPETVTRYRHKEPISHGDASQPIVLEHLGVTKARVLAIVISDPAAVRSIVIEARRFNPNLHIIARTRFVSEVAPLRALGANEVIAEEFETSIEVFSRVLTRYLVPRQDIDTFAARIRQENYRMIRRMSASVNSLDSMVSRLPEMGVQAMRLAAASPLCGISLAQSQMRRKYGVTAIAILRNGVTQASPEANDLFEADDVVYLFGKTDKLLAITPLFSGPLRESGKETSPSPKAV, from the coding sequence ATGGAAGTTCCTTTGCTCTATGAAATCGTCATTATTTTTCTTCTTTCAATATTCGTCACCATCGTCTGCAACAGAATAAAACTGCCCGCCACCGTGGGCTTTCTGCTTACAGGCGTTTTGTGCGGCCCTTCCCTGCTGGGTATCGTCAAGGATATGCAGGCCATTGACCATATTGCAGAACTCGGCGTTGCCATGCTGCTGTTCACAATAGGCATGGAACTTTCCGGCGAGGCCCTCAACCGGCTGAAACGGCCCGTTTTTCTGGGCGGCAGCCTGCAAATCGGCCTGACGGTTCTTGCCGTGGCAGGCATTGCCATGCTGCTGCGCGACGCCACCTACCAGAAAGGCCTTTTCTGGGGTTGTCTGGTGGCGCTTTCGTCCTCGGCCATCGTACTGCGCATTTTGCAGGAGCGCGGGGCCACCAACACGCCCACGGGCCGCCTTTCCCTCGCCATTCTTGTTTTTCAGGACATTATGGTAGCACCCATGCTGCTGGCGGTGCCCCTGCTCGCGGGCACGCTTGAACTTTCGCTCCAGGGCGCGGTGTTCTCCACCCTGCGCGTGGTGGTGGTACTGGGCGGCGTGCTGCTGTTTGCCCGCTTTGGCCTCAACAGGCTTATGGAAGCCGTGGTGCGCACCCGCACGAGGGAAATACTGCTGCTCTCCACCCTTGGCCTGTGCCTCGGCATGGCCATGCTGACCAACCATCTGGGCCTTTCGCTCTCGCTCGGGGCCTTTTTGGCCGGTTTGATGCTCGCCCGTTCAGAATACAGCATGAGCGTTATTTCGGGTATTCTGCCCTACCGTGACGTTTTCATGAGCCTGTTTTTCATCTCGGTGGGCATGATGCTGAATCTGGAGTTTTTTTTAGAGCATTTTGTCGCCATCATTGTTCTGACGGTGCTGTTCATCGTCATAAAATCCCTGCTCACCCTGCCTTCGGTGCTGGTGCAGGGCTATCCCCTGCGCGCAGCCATCATCACCTCCCTTTCTCTCGCGCAGGTGGGCGAATTTGCCTTTGTTCTGGCGGCATCGGGTCTGGCGGCCGGGTTGTTCGACATGAACGCCTACCAGACATTCCTTGACGTAAGCGTGCTCACCATGATGCTGACCCCCGGCCTTATGGCTGTGGCCCCGCGTATTGCCGACAAGGTTGCGGGCAAGCGCAACGAAAGGATGCTCGCCAAGGCCGAAGACCACGAAGGCGCCTGCGCCATGGATGACCACCTGATTATTGTGGGCTTTGGCATCAGCGGCAAACATCTGGCCCATGTGGCCCGCGAATCCGGCGTGTGCTACACAATCCTTGAAATGAATCCTGAAACCGTTACCCGCTATCGGCACAAGGAACCCATTTCGCACGGCGATGCCTCGCAGCCCATTGTGCTGGAGCATCTGGGCGTCACCAAGGCGCGTGTGCTCGCCATCGTCATTTCCGACCCGGCGGCGGTGCGCTCCATTGTTATTGAAGCCCGCCGTTTCAACCCCAACCTGCACATCATTGCGCGCACCCGCTTTGTAAGCGAGGTGGCCCCCCTGCGCGCGCTTGGCGCGAACGAAGTGATCGCGGAAGAATTTGAAACCTCCATTGAGGTTTTCAGCCGCGTGCTGACGCGCTATCTGGTTCCCCGGCAGGATATAGACACCTTTGCCGCGCGTATCCGGCAAGAGAATTACCGCATGATCCGCCGCATGAGCGCATCGGTAAACTCGCTTGATTCCATGGTCAGCCGCCTGCCGGAGATGGGCGTTCAGGCCATGCGCCTTGCCGCCGCCTCGCCCCTTTGCGGCATCAGCCTTGCCCAAAGCCAGATGCGCCGCAAGTACGGCGTAACGGCCATTGCCATTCTGCGTAACGGCGTGACCCAGGCCTCGCCCGAAGCTAATGACCTGTTTGAAGCCGACGATGTGGTGTACCTCTTTGGCAAAACAGATAAACTTCTGGCAATAACCCCGCTCTTTTCCGGCCCTTTGCGCGAATCCGGCAAGGAAACCAGCCCTTCGCCCAAGGCTGTATAG
- a CDS encoding CoA-binding protein: protein MLDDRLMRAMFGESRSIAIIGAKDKAGQAVDRVGRYLLEQGYRIFPVHPVRKTVWGLPAATCLAELPEPVDIVNLFRAPEYCPAHAQEVLDLPWKPKVFWMQLGIRSIEARQLLAPTGMTVVEDSCIMVEHERLMRPSLTF from the coding sequence ATGCTTGACGACAGACTGATGCGCGCCATGTTTGGCGAATCACGCAGCATCGCCATTATCGGCGCCAAGGACAAAGCCGGACAGGCCGTGGACAGGGTCGGGCGCTATCTGCTGGAGCAGGGGTACAGGATTTTTCCTGTCCATCCTGTGCGCAAAACCGTATGGGGGCTGCCTGCGGCAACCTGCCTTGCGGAGCTGCCCGAGCCAGTGGATATCGTCAATCTGTTTCGCGCGCCGGAATACTGCCCCGCCCACGCGCAGGAAGTACTGGATCTGCCCTGGAAACCAAAAGTTTTCTGGATGCAGCTTGGCATACGCTCGATCGAGGCACGTCAGCTGTTAGCCCCTACAGGCATGACAGTGGTTGAAGATTCCTGCATCATGGTGGAACACGAGCGCCTCATGCGCCCCTCGCTCACTTTTTAA